From Salmo salar chromosome ssa09, Ssal_v3.1, whole genome shotgun sequence:
AGTGCAGTGTAGGGAGAGACATAGAGGAGAGCAGGGAgccagagagacgagagaggagggagggaggcagccaCTTCCGCACCAAATGAGCTCAAGCTCATCATCATCTACAGCAGAGCGCAtctctgatcacacacacacacacacacacatgcacacacacggtaGCCTGCTGCAGACATAAGAAAACAGAGCCAGAGGAGCACGCAagaagaaacaaagagagagagggggagagaccgaGACTGAGGAGAGGCAGACATCTGCAGATAGAGATGTCAGGCGTTgtggtgtctctgtgtctgctagtGGTCTTCGTGCTGCTGTGTGAGCTGAGCAGGAGAATCTTAACCAAGCTACTAGCTCCCAGAGGGCTGTGTCTGTCTGCTGTTTACGCCGTGGAGCTGGTCTCTACGCTGCAGCTGTGTATCTGCAACCTAGAGCTGCGTCTACTGGGGGAGGTGGGCCGGCTGCAGCCTCAGTTCTGTCTCAGCCTCACATACCTGGCATCTGTGGTTCATGGCCTCACCTTCCATGGAGCCCTGGGGAACCCCTGTAGCACGCTGGAATACACGTACCGGGGACGCCTCACTGCCAGGTTATATTCTATCTTACTGTATtctattgttgtctctatctAATGGATACATTATCTGTTCTATTGTTGTCTATCTAATGGATGGATACATTATCTATtctattgttgtctctatctAATAGATACATTATCTATTATATTGTTGTCTCTATGTAATGGATACATTATCTATTATATTGTTGTCTCTATGTAATGGATACATTATCTATTCTTTTGTTGTCTCTATCTAATAGATACATGATCTATTCTATTGTTGTCTCTATGTAATGGATACATTATCTATTATATTGTTGTCTCTATGTAATGGATACATGATCTATtctattgttgtctctatctAATGGATACATGATCTATtctattgttgtctctatctAATGGATACATTATCTATTCTATTGTTGTCTCTATGTAATGGATACATGATCTATTCTATTGTTGTCTCTATGTAATGGATACATTATCTATTCTATTGTTGTCTCTATGTAATGGATACATTATCTATtctattgttgtctctatctAATGGATACATTATCTATTCTATTGTTGTCTCTATGTAATGGATACATTATCTATtctattgttgtctctatctAATGGATACATGATCTATTCTATTGTTGTCTCTATGTAATGGATACATTATCTATTCTATTGGTGTCTCTATCTAATGGATACATTATCTTTTCTATTGTTAATTATATGTAATGGATACCTATTTTAGTCTATTCTTTATAATGGATAGTATTGGATGAATAATCTATTATATTCTAAgtaaaatgtacactaccgttcaaaagtttggggtcacttagaaatgtccttgtttttgaaagaaaagcacattttttatcCATTgacataacatcaaattgatcagaaatacagtgtagacattgtttatgttgtaaattactattgtagccggaaacagcagatttttatggaatatccacATAGgaaacagaggcccattatcagcaaccaacactcctgtgttccaatggcacgttgtgttagctgaacggtagtgtatattctgttatattctatggGTACATATTCTATTCTATGCATAATGACATTCTATTGCCGTCTTTCTATAACGGATATGTATTATATGGAtacatattctattctactctattgtaTTTAGGAGCGGTGTGCTGAGGATGGTGTGCCAGTTCATGGCAGCAAGCGTGGCTCGTACCATGCTACAGGGGCTGTGGGCCCTCGGTCTCTCTGACCTGCACCTGAGACACACACTCCAGGGCTTCCAATGCATTAGCcccatccacacagacacacacaccagcctggtGCTCCCTGGCCCTCTGGTCACCGCCGCAGCTGTGGAGCTGGCAGGGGCCTTTGCCATGCAGAccgccttcacacacacacacactatggaccAGAGGTACCGGGTACATGCCATAGCAGCACTCACCGCTACCCTGACCTATGCAGGTGGGTTACCGAGtttaaccctgtgtgtgtgttattgttgcAGGTGTCAGtgataggagcagtgtttaaccctttgtgtgtttgtgttgcaggTGGCAAGATGACGGGGGCTGTGTTTAACCCTGCGTTGGCCCTCTCCACCCAGTTCTCCTGCAGTGGGCACTCCTTTCTGGATTACTGCCTGGTCTACTGGCTGGCTCCTCTACTAGgtactaagacacacacacacacacacacacacacacacacacacacacacacacacacacacacacacacacacacacacacacacacacacacacacacacacacacacacacacgtgaactaTGGGGTCCACTTTCTTTTCTGTTTTTCTGACATTACTCCcactctcttcttccctcctctTTTCTACCTCTTCCCACCTCCCATCCTCTTTCTCCTTATTCCTCCTCTTTTTCTGCCTATTCTCTTTCCTTGTCACTCCTCCaattctttctctttttctgcctcatctcactctcctcttcccatcctctctctcctgcaggtaTGATGTGTTCGGTCCTGTTGTTTGATCAGATGTTGTCTGGTAGAGCTTCTCCCTACCGCCCCCTTCTGGCTAACAAGAGGAAATGACCCTGGGTCAttttcattagtgcacaccgtagcaaaaccgttttgcaacagaaaacatttAACTACAAAAACACGTTTTTTATTAGACAAGTAGAGGTAGTTCCTCCCCTTTTCGGTTAGTTTCCTTCTGTTTTGTGTCTACGGCCCTGGACCCACCATCAATCCCTACGAACCGAAGACCCTGATGCATAGTGACCTCTTTAAAACTAAgcacattaaaaaatatatatatatatatatatagagatgttTTTTAATCTAGTATGATTTGtgcagtggtggctggtggcactTCAAAATTGGTCTGGAACGTAATGATACAATTTCATCCACTCTATTCCAGACATTTTTATGAGCTGTCTTCCTCTGGATTTGTGTAGCATTGATGTAAAAAAATAGATTTCTgtagttagtagtgttagtagcatATTTGAAACACTTTGAGATAGTAATTTATGTACAGTTCTTCAATAGATATGACTATGGCCAACTTGAGGAGTAttgtcaaccttcccaagttaccccgctcctccgcagtccgcacactccactggcttccagtcaaagctcacatccactacaagaccatggtacttgcgtGCGGAATAGCAAAAGGAACTGCCACTCCaatctaccttcaggctatgctcaaaccctacaccccaacctgagcactctgttctgccacctctggtctcttgaccTTCCCCCACCCCTATGGGAGGGAAGTtctcgctcagcccagtccaagctctcaTCTgtccccaatggtggaaccagctaggacagcagagtccctgcccatcttccgaaaacctacctcttcaaagagtatcttaaataatcccacagtattcccccccccccaaaaaaagcctTTTGTGAACTAACACTCGCACTTTACTTTTccccttactagctctgactgCTGAAAGCTACTTTGAGGAAAAACATACTTGCTATtactgtgacatgtggttgtctcacctagccatcttaaaatgaatgcactataagtccctctggataagagcgtctgctaaatggcaaaaATGTAATCTAAATGTACGCAAACTGGGTCAGACCTAGGTGAATGATAAAAAAAGGTGCTCTGACAATAGTTTTGATGCATTAAGTTGTTGAAATAAACAGTTGAAATGATCAGAGTTGATTTTCTTTTCCAATCATTAAGCTGTGAGTGAGTGTAGCTCCGGTGGCCTGCTACACCAGACGCATAACTTTTGCAGATCAAGAGTTGCTCCTATTTATTTAAATGAAACATGTACGTATACGCTCTGTTGGCAGCTTGGGCTGCCCATTGTACAATTACGCTCTGGCTCAATTTTCATGATTGACACAGCTTGCTCCCAGGGCCAATAGTTTTAATtggctctctctctgctcgcgcTGCCTAAAAGCTAAGCGTAGCAAATAAGAAACCTTGATTTCTGTGGCCACGGGTTGTCTAGTGCAGTGGTCCCAAACTTTTTCACAACaatatctatgggctaaaaaataaaaataaaacaatttactGATGCAGAGGCGCCACCAGGGATTTTGGGCCCAATGAAAAGATACCACATTGGGCCACACCACCACAGGCCATACCAACCCTGCGCAATTGCTGTAACCACACACCTTCAGAACCCAATCAACACATTCAAAGCTTTAAATAACTCTACCTTTGCAGACTTGCAACTCTcttgtagtccaatatttactgacagtgagctgtaaaaatataacactgtgcagacATGCACACAACATTCTGCATACAGTGGAATTCACTATTTCATGCAAGACTGATACCCTCTATAAAAAATTTGCTAAAGGCCATATTTTACAGTCTAAATGTAATTTTAATAGTACAATTTTTGGATGAAAAATTATTTTAACATGAATGAATAACTTAAAATAAATATAACTTAAATATACATTAACCTCTTCAATTCAAATAAATTAACATAATCTATAGAATGATATAACAAACAAAATAATCAAATCAGCAGCAGATTGTTGAACTAAGTATACATACCAACTAGAAAATAAGCAGCTGTAAAAGTGGAAATGGAAAACGAAATGGAAATGAAAAGGCCTGATGGTAGTGCTAGAGGAAAGGTCAAATGGTCACCAAATCAATAGGTTTCTTCCACTTTGGGTGTTGATCGTGCACAACAAATGTTATGGCAATctatccattactttgagataCATCTTGTTCTCAGTCTTGTTCTCAGCCTGTGGGCATGATGTGTGTAGTGATCCAATATCCATAGCCATGCCATTTAACAGTTATCACTGGCCCTTTGCTCAGCTTTACTCACCAAGAGCCCAGCGcagagcctttttgaaatcggacactgtggctggattaacaagaagtttatctttaaaatggtgtatactacttgtatgtttgagcaatctaattatgagatttctgttgtttgaatttggcgccctgcaatttcactggctgttggcgaggtgggacgctagcgtctcgaacgatcccagagaggttttaatcagcttcttgctatgccacacctgtcagatagaTGGGTTATCTTGACAAATGATCATcacagggatgttaacaaatttgtgcacaaaattgtgCGTATGGAacttttctgggatcttttatttcagcttctgAAACATGGACCAACattttgcatgttgcgttcatatttttgttcagtataataaaaCAGACTTCAATATTAAAAAAATTCCTGACACATCAGTGTAGCTCCTATGTTTACTCCTCTGGAATGTGcacataacacaaacacactcttatTCATACaaaaactatttatttattgAAGAGATTTCATACAAAGACAACACTGCTCCCTGTTGGGGAAAACTCAGTACAACTGGTCTTCAGGTACAAAACACAATGTGTGTGGAGATGAACAGAAAATGATGCCTTGGGGACAGGAAGTGGAGAGGTTGTATTATCCTATCCCACAATGTACCACAAGTGCTTTGAATGGCAGAGTTGAGTTCCAtctgagagaagaagagggagcgAAAAAGACAGTGAGAGACTTAACTACAGTATGGTAAAGCAGGTCCATAAGGTTCACAGCAGGATGTGGATTTAAATGTGATCACACAAAACATCACACTAACATACTGATAATTATAACGTAGTATTATGATATGTTATTACTAGTGGTCTACGTCTGCATCTTCAAACTGTCCGGCCACCGTCGACCCAGCATCCACCTCCATCCCATCTGCAGACAGACATAGAAATAAAATGACTACAACAGCCAATATACTGATTATCATGAAACACATGCGGCTTTCTTCATGCTCATGTGTTCATAACGGGTGTGGGCTATGCTCTGTACTACATACCCGCTGGTCAAAGTGAGAAAAAGAAAGTGAAAGTGTTGTTTCTTTTCAACATAGAGAAAGGGGCTCTGAATGCCTTGAATGACAAAGTACATGTGACCAAGTCACACAGGAAAAAAACATTCATACTGCAAATTCCAGCAGTGTGTGTCAAACAAACCTGGCCAGATTGATTTACTATACTGAGTTATATTTACTTACTATGTTGAGTTATATTTACTTACTATGTTAAGTTACagcgctttcagaaagtattcagaccccttgactttttccacattgttacgtaaCAGCTTTAGCGtcagaggagatggctgctgttttacgggctcctaaccaattgtgctattttgagtgtttttttttgcattgtttgtaacttatttcgtacataatgtttctgccaccttctcttatgactgaaaatagctCCTGGATATCAGAACAACGATTACGCAccttgaactggacaaagattttttctttaatgagtcggacgcgaAGAATTTACTCCAGATACCCGACCAGGCTCAAAGAAGAGAAGATGCCAGTACAGGGTACACGGGTCCGTGTCCCTTGGGATAATTCGTCgacgagtgggtaacccgcctctaccatcctattggccaatgtgcaatcattggagaataaactggatgagctccattcAAGACtaccctaccaacgggacattattaaaaactgtaatatcttatgtttcagagtcgtggctgaacgacaacatggataatatacagttggctggtttTTCTGTGCATCGGCAAGACCGAACAGCTGGGTccagtaagacaaggggtggggtCTGTATctatgtcaataacagctggtgtgcaaaatcaaatattaaggaagtcttgaggttttgtatcatgataagctgtaaaccacactatttaccaagagagtttatctatatttttcgtagctgtcgaTTTACCaccaaactgatgctggcactaagaccgcactcaacgaactatattgccataagcaaacaagaaaatgctcatccagaggcggcgctcctagtggtcggggactttaatgctggcaaagttaaatctgttttacctaatttctaccagcaagtTACGTGTGCAACAagtagagagaaaaaaaaaaaaaaaattcaaaaacctctagaccacctttactccacacagagacgcatacaaagctctccctcgccctccatttggcaaatctgaccataattatattctTCTGATTCCCACTCATAAGCAaaacccacagtgaccgtacctacataccccaaccagaagccatggataacaggcaacatctgcactgagctaaacggtagagctgccgctttcaaggaaagCGACTCTAacccagacgcttataagaaatcccgccatgccctcagacgaaccatcaaacaagcaaagcgtaaatacaggactaagattgaatcctacaagACCGGCTCCGACACtgttcggatgtggcagggcttgcaaactattacggactacaaagggaagcccaacCGCGAGCTGCACAGTgatacaagcctaccagacgagctaaaggaCTTTGAGGCaatcaacactgaagcatgcatgacagCACCAGCTGGTCCGGactactgtgtgatcatgctcgccgtagccgatgtgagtaagacatttaaacaggtcaacattcacaaggccgcagggccagacggattaccagaacgtgtactctgagcatgagctgaccagctggcaagtgtcttcactgacattttcaacctgtccctggccaagtctgtaataccaacatgttttaagcagaccaccatagtccctgtgcccaagaacactaaggtaacctgcctaaatgactacagacccgtagca
This genomic window contains:
- the LOC106612880 gene encoding aquaporin-11, encoding MSGVVVSLCLLVVFVLLCELSRRILTKLLAPRGLCLSAVYAVELVSTLQLCICNLELRLLGEVGRLQPQFCLSLTYLASVVHGLTFHGALGNPCSTLEYTYRGRLTARSGVLRMVCQFMAASVARTMLQGLWALGLSDLHLRHTLQGFQCISPIHTDTHTSLVLPGPLVTAAAVELAGAFAMQTAFTHTHTMDQRYRVHAIAALTATLTYAGGKMTGAVFNPALALSTQFSCSGHSFLDYCLVYWLAPLLGMMCSVLLFDQMLSGRASPYRPLLANKRK